The following are encoded together in the Blattabacterium cuenoti BPAA genome:
- the nusA gene encoding transcription termination factor NusA translates to MDNEALIDSFSDFKYEKNIDRVSLMAILEESIRCVLRKKYESSKNYDIIVNPDQGDLEIWRNRVVVKDGKIKDLNKEIELSVARKIEPDFEIGEEVTEKVELQSLGRRAILSLKQNLLSKINEYDNTNTYKKFKNKIGEIINVEVYHILPKQIIMRDDEQNEMVLPKQEQIPSDFFRKGDPVRALVKRVDWKDHKPFAILTRKDESFLEELFKLEIPEVSDGLITVKKVARIPGEKAKVAVESYDDRIDPVGACVGMKGSRIHPIVRELKNENIDVINYTSNTQLYITRSLSPAKVSMMEVNEEHKYVNVYVKIEEISKAIGKGGQNIKLASQLTGYKIHIFRDFPYEDDVELTEFSDEIESEVLEKFHKAGLNTAKSVLNYSKNDLKKRTNLEEKIINKVFTILKKEFEEELNINT, encoded by the coding sequence ATGGACAATGAAGCTTTAATAGATTCTTTTTCAGATTTTAAATATGAAAAAAATATAGATAGAGTAAGTCTTATGGCCATTTTAGAAGAATCTATCCGTTGTGTCTTACGAAAAAAATATGAATCATCAAAAAATTACGATATTATTGTAAATCCAGATCAAGGTGATTTAGAAATATGGAGAAATCGTGTAGTTGTAAAGGATGGAAAAATAAAAGATCTAAATAAAGAAATAGAACTATCTGTAGCTAGAAAAATAGAACCAGATTTTGAAATTGGAGAAGAAGTTACAGAAAAAGTAGAATTACAATCTTTAGGACGAAGGGCCATTTTATCTCTAAAACAAAATTTACTCTCTAAAATTAACGAATATGATAACACAAATACTTATAAAAAATTTAAAAATAAAATAGGTGAAATTATTAATGTAGAAGTTTATCATATTTTGCCAAAACAAATCATTATGAGAGATGATGAACAAAACGAAATGGTTTTACCTAAACAAGAACAAATTCCAAGTGATTTTTTTAGAAAAGGAGATCCAGTTAGAGCCTTAGTTAAACGAGTTGATTGGAAAGATCATAAACCTTTTGCTATTCTTACCAGAAAAGACGAATCTTTTTTAGAAGAACTTTTTAAATTAGAAATACCAGAGGTTTCTGATGGATTAATTACCGTAAAAAAAGTGGCACGTATTCCAGGAGAAAAAGCAAAAGTCGCTGTAGAATCTTATGATGATCGTATAGATCCAGTTGGAGCTTGTGTGGGGATGAAAGGTTCTAGAATTCATCCTATTGTTAGAGAATTAAAAAATGAAAATATAGACGTTATTAATTATACCTCTAATACACAATTATATATCACAAGATCTTTAAGTCCTGCTAAAGTTTCCATGATGGAAGTAAATGAAGAACATAAGTATGTCAATGTATATGTAAAAATTGAAGAAATATCGAAAGCAATAGGAAAAGGGGGTCAAAATATAAAATTAGCTAGTCAATTAACTGGATATAAAATTCACATATTCAGAGATTTTCCTTATGAAGATGATGTAGAATTAACAGAATTTTCTGATGAAATTGAATCAGAAGTTTTGGAAAAATTTCATAAAGCAGGGTTAAATACTGCAAAATCTGTCTTAAACTATAGCAAGAATGATCTAAAAAAACGGACGAATCTTGAAGAAAAAATTATAAATAAAGTATTCACTATCTTGAAAAAAGAATTTGAAGAAGAATTAAATATAAACACATAA